One Castanea sativa cultivar Marrone di Chiusa Pesio chromosome 4, ASM4071231v1 DNA window includes the following coding sequences:
- the LOC142631849 gene encoding putative inactive purple acid phosphatase 27, with product MEDSSRSCLKLFTIVFFWCLASAHRVHEYDKHPLSKIDIYKTTVALRDSVSLKANPLILGLKGEDAAWVTVVLVNPNPSNDDWVAVFSPAKFNSSTCPAENDEAESPYLCTSPIKYKYANFSDLKYAKTGKASLKFQLINQRADFSFALFSGGLSNPKLVSVSNYISFANPKAPLFARLANGKSWNEMTVTWTSGYCIDEAVPFVEWGLHGETHMRSPAGTLTIEQNSMCGAPALTVGWRDLGFTHTSFLTNLWPNTVYSYRMGHILSNGSYIWSKTHSFKSSPYPGQDSLQRVIIFGDMGKGERDGSTEYANKDPGALNTTDQLIKDLPNYDIVFHIGDIAYADGYIADWDQFLQQVEPITSTVPYMVASGNHERDWPDSGSFYTGTDSGGECGVIAETLYYVPAENRAKFWYSTDYGMFHFCIADTEHDWREGSEQYKFIEKCLASVDRRKQPWLIFAAHRPLGYSSNDWFGQEGSFSEPMGRDDMQKLWQKYRVDIAFYGHVHDYERTCPIYQNVCVNSEVSHYSGTMNGTIHVVVGGGGHHLGTSFIGIPNWSLYRDFDFGFVKLTAFNRSSLLFEYKKSSDGKVYDSFTIHREYRDILACVHDSCGTSTWAA from the exons ATGGAAGACAGCTCTCGCAGCTGCCTGAAATTGTTTACCATTGTGTTCTTTTGGTGCTTGGCTTCGGCTCACCGTGTTCATGAATATGACAAGCATCCATTATCCAAGATCGACATTTATAAGACCACTGTTGCACTCCGTGACTCGGTCTCCCTCAAAGCGAACCCGCTCATTCTCGGCTTGAAG GGTGAGGACGCAGCATGGGTGACCGTTGTTCTTGTAAATCCAAATCCTTCCAATGATGATTGGGTTGCAGTTTTTTCTCCTGCAAAATTCAA CTCATCAACCTGTCCAGCAGAAAATGATGAAGCTGAGTCTCCATATTTATGTACAAGCCCAATAAAG TATAAGTACGCAAATTTCTCCGATTTAAAGTATGCCAAAACGGGCAAAGCTTCTTTGAAGTTCCAGTTGATCAATCAAAGGGCAGACTTCTCCTTTGCATTGTTTTCAGGCGGTTTGTCAAAT CCTAAGCTGGTCTCAGTTTCAAATTACATTTCATTTGCCAATCCTAAAGCACCTCTATTTGCACGCCTCGCTAATGGAAAATCCTGGAATGAA ATGACAGTAACATGGACGAGTGGCTATTGCATAGATGAAGCTGTTCCATTTGTTGAGTGGGGTCTCCATGGAGAAACACATATGCGATCCCCAGCTGGAACATTGACGATTGAACAAAACAGCATGTGTG GTGCACCTGCACTGACTGTTGGCTGGCGCGATCTTGGTTTTACGCATACGAGTTTCTTAACAAATTTGTGGCCAAACACTGT GTACTCTTACAGGATGGGTCATATCCTATCTAATGGTTCATATATCTGGAGCAAAACTCATTCTTTCAAATCCTCCCCATATCCTGGGCAGGACTCATTACAGCGTGTTATAATATTTGGTGACATGGGGAAG GGAGAACGCGATGGTTCAACTGAATATGCTAATAAAGATCCAGGTGCACTTAACACTACAGACCAACTCATCAAGGACTTGCCAAATTATGATATAGTATTCCACATAGGAGATATAGCATATGCAGATGGATACATCGCAGATTGGGATCAATTCCTGCAACAGGTGGAGCCCATTACATCTACTGTTCCATATATGGTTGCAAG TGGTAATCATGAACGTGATTGGCCGGATTCAGGTTCCTTCTATACTGGTACAGATTCAGGTGGGGAATGTGGTGTGATTGCTGAGACCTTATACTATGTTCCTGCTGAGAACAGAGCTAAGTTCTG GTATTCAACGGATTACGGCATGTTTCACTTCTGTATAGCTGACACTGAGCatgactggagagagggttcaGAACAATATAAGTTCATTGAGAAGTGCCTTGCATCAGTTGATAGGCGAAAACAACCTTGGTTGATCTTTGCTGCTCATCGTCCCCTTGGGTATTCCTCTAACGATTGGTTTGGCCAAGAGGGCTCATTTTCAGAGCCCATGGGAAGGGATGACATGCAGAAGCTTTGGCAGAAGTACAGGGTAGATATTGCATTTTATGGCCATGTACATGATTATGAAAGGACATGCCCCATATACCAG AATGTATGTGTTAATTCAGAAGTGTCCCATTATTCGGGCACCATGAACGGAACCATCCATGTTGTTGTTGGAGGGGGAGGGCATCACCTAGGAACATCTTTCATTGGGATCCCCAATTGGAGTTTATACAGAGATTTCgactttggatttgtcaaacTAACAGCATTCAATCgctcctctcttctttttgaGTACAAGAAAAGCAGCGATGGAAAGGTATATGATTCCTTCACTATTCATAGAGAGTACAGAGATATATTGGCATGTGTACACGACAGTTGTGGAACAAGCACTTGGGCAGCTTGA